The Paenibacillus sp. FSL R7-0345 DNA segment TCCGGCGGTCCAAGCAGTGTATATGCTGAAAATGCTCCGCATGTTGATCCGGCTGTCTATGAGCTGGGATTGCCGATTTTCGGGATCTGCTACGGCATGCAGCTGATGGCCCAGCAGCAGGGCGGCAAAGTTGAACGTGCAGCCAAGCGCGAATACGGCAAAGCGGACGTAGATTTCCAGCCGGGTTCGGTGCTTGCTGCAGGTCTTGACGGCAGCCAGACCGTATGGATGAGCCACGGTGACCATGTCGTTGAGCTTCCGGGCGGATTTAAGCTGGATGCCGGTACCGAGAGTGCTCCAATCGCGGCAATGAGCAATGACGAGAAGAAATTTTATGCCGTGCAGTTCCATCCGGAAGTGCGCCACTCAGTGAACGGCAATGAAATGATCTCGAATTTCCTGTATGAAGTTTGCGGCTGCGAAGGCAACTGGACAATGGAATCCTTTATAGAAGATGCCGTTAAGGATATCCAGGATAAAGTCGGCGACAAAAAAGTACTGTGCGCACTGAGCGGCGGCGTAGATTCCTCCGTTGTAGCGATGCTGATTCACCGGGCAATCGGCGATCAGCTTACCTGTATGTTCATTGACCACGGTCTGCTCCGTAAAGGTGAAGCTGAGAGCGTAATGGAGACGTTTGTCGGCAAATTTGATATTCATGTCGTAAAAATTGATGCGCGCGAGCGTTTCATGAGCAAGCTGGCCGGCGTATCCGATCCAGAGCAGAAGCGCAAGATCATCGGCAACGAATTCATCTATTGCTTCGACGAAGAATCGGCCAAGCTGGGCGACTTTGCCTTCCTGGCTCAAGGTACGCTGTATACAGATATTGTAGAGAGCGGAACCGCAACTGCACAGACCATCAAATCGCATCACAATGTCGGCGGTCTGCCGGAAGACATGAAGTTCAGCCTGATCGAACCGCTGAATACCCTGTTCAAGGACGAAGTCCGCAAGCTGGGTGAAGAGCTGGGCATGCCGCATGCAATTGTATGGCGCCAGCCATTCCCGGGTCCGGGTCTTGCTATCCGTGTACTGGGTGAAGTTACAGAAGAGAAGCTGCAGATCGTTCGTGATTCCGACTACATTCTGCGTGAAGAAATTGCCAAAGCCGGTCTGGATCGTGAAATCTGGCAGTATTTCACTGCACTTCCGAACATGAAGAGCGTAGGTGTAATGGGTGACGAGCGTACTTATTCCTACACCGTAGGTATCCGCGCCGTAACTTCCATCGACGGAATGACGGCTGACTGGGCACGTATCCCTTGGGATGTGCTGGAGAAAATCTCCGTCCGCATCGTCAACGAAGTAGATAACGTCAACCGGATCGTGTACGACATTACTTCTAAGCCGCCAGCGACTATCGAGTGGGAATAGGATAAAATAAATAAGTACTCTCTTTTATCTGCGTTGTTCAGCAGACAGAAGAGAGTATTTTTTGGTTAACTGTTTTTAGACTTCCTAAAAAGCTGATGACCACCGTACACCACATTCATAAAAACGCCTCATTTACGAACATTAACGAAAAGATTACAGACAATGTTCGTATTTACCATTGACAAGTTATGTGAGTTACACCTAAAATAAAAAAGCGTTGAGCAACAAAATTATTCGTATAATTCCGGGAATTGGCCTGGAAGTCTCTACAGGGTCACCGTAATGACCTGGCTACGATTAAAAAGAGCGATTCCATAAGAACCTTCGGCTGTGAGGCTGGAGGGAGATGAGGGACCTTCTCTTTTTTCGGGCCGGTGTCGATCAGATACCGGCTTTTCTGTGGGCTCATACACAACATACACCTTAGGGGGAGAATCAATTGAACCGCTTTTTCAAATTGAAAGAAAACGGCACTACCGTACGCACAGAGATCATGGCCGGTATTACTACCTTTATGGCAATGGCCTACATTCTGTCGGTTAACCCGGGTACGCTGACCGCCTTTGGCCGCATCGACATGGGCTGGTATTCCGTATTCCTGGCTACAGCGCTGGCAGCAGGTATTTTCACAATTGCCATGGGTTTGTTCATTAATTTCCCGGTTGCGCTGGCACCTGGTATGGGTCTTAATGCATATTTTGCTTCCGTAGTACTCGCTTCACAGACTACTGATCACCCGTTCACCTGGCAGATGGGTCTGACCGCCGTATTTATTTCCGGTCTGATCTTCATTCTCCTTACGGTTACCCGAGTCCGGCAGATATTGCTTACCGCGATTCCGGACAGT contains these protein-coding regions:
- the guaA gene encoding glutamine-hydrolyzing GMP synthase; this encodes MNKPNEIIVVLDFGGQYNQLIARRIRDLGVYSELLPYNTPIEKIKELSPKGIVFSGGPSSVYAENAPHVDPAVYELGLPIFGICYGMQLMAQQQGGKVERAAKREYGKADVDFQPGSVLAAGLDGSQTVWMSHGDHVVELPGGFKLDAGTESAPIAAMSNDEKKFYAVQFHPEVRHSVNGNEMISNFLYEVCGCEGNWTMESFIEDAVKDIQDKVGDKKVLCALSGGVDSSVVAMLIHRAIGDQLTCMFIDHGLLRKGEAESVMETFVGKFDIHVVKIDARERFMSKLAGVSDPEQKRKIIGNEFIYCFDEESAKLGDFAFLAQGTLYTDIVESGTATAQTIKSHHNVGGLPEDMKFSLIEPLNTLFKDEVRKLGEELGMPHAIVWRQPFPGPGLAIRVLGEVTEEKLQIVRDSDYILREEIAKAGLDREIWQYFTALPNMKSVGVMGDERTYSYTVGIRAVTSIDGMTADWARIPWDVLEKISVRIVNEVDNVNRIVYDITSKPPATIEWE